A genomic region of Barnesiella viscericola DSM 18177 contains the following coding sequences:
- a CDS encoding very short patch repair endonuclease, which yields MDIWSSEKRSEVMSRIRNKGTKPEVTLRKALFARGFRYRVNVKTLPRKPDIVLPRYKTVIFVHGCFWHGHPGCKYAYTPKSNTEFWVNKISGNQERDAVVKRELEESGWRVIIVWECEIRHGKDFAGLIDRISVDVLTQ from the coding sequence ATGGATATCTGGAGCAGCGAAAAAAGATCGGAGGTCATGTCCCGAATCAGGAACAAGGGTACGAAGCCGGAAGTTACGCTTCGCAAGGCCCTTTTTGCCCGCGGATTTCGCTATCGTGTTAATGTCAAGACTCTTCCCAGAAAACCGGACATCGTTCTGCCTCGATACAAGACGGTCATTTTCGTTCATGGATGTTTCTGGCACGGACATCCCGGCTGCAAATATGCTTACACCCCCAAGAGCAATACGGAATTTTGGGTTAACAAGATATCAGGCAACCAGGAACGGGATGCAGTTGTAAAACGCGAGCTTGAAGAATCTGGTTGGAGGGTAATCATCGTTTGGGAATGCGAGATCAGACACGGAAAGGATTTTGCAGGCTTAATAGACCGGATATCAGTGGATGTCCTTACACAATAG
- a CDS encoding ATP-binding protein yields the protein MSKINIDRIIKDIKSKTTSLTPVIEAVCNSIDAIGTERTDGVIDIIVKRTGQRSLNLDNTNTLSDIVSIDIIDNGIGFTEENKDSFDTYRSGFKMSKGGKGFGRFMYLKYFNNVSIESVFCEDGKYKQRSFTFGHADEIIENEQIIDIESTPDLHTGTVLHLSSIKSFDLDKGLEVIARKLVERLLVFFVTGGKYTPKITIKEEDESNSIVLNDYIGENSDIQQIGKEEKFTIKGRDNEWNFVVKIYKIYYSAITNKICLTANYREVTESALHNYVPEFKETMFEITANGTQKNYMIKAYVQGKYLDDNVTTERDGFNFGKEDDIYSDLSEKQIMKATSSIIKNYFSDDIEKRYNDKKQKVEHYVYNTAPWNKTLLKDVDMESIPIGISDFDLEMRFQKIKFDKEQNARIALKELQDKYSDAEDESDISFEDEVNDILKNVTETAKNDLAHYVCQRRRIIELFDDLRKRIDGGKSHKESEMHNLIFPMIKDDREIEYEEHNLWLLDERFNFTQYIASDKVISSSDHKEPDLAIFYESGLFYRNGDNTITSPIAIVEFKRPKRTNYSDEENPINQALRYAGKILAGKYEMPEGLEEIIVDKNVTPVYIYIVCDIVPKIEEFADLSGLSISPDKQGYFGYNPKYNAYIEIKSFKKVIDDAKMRNQIFFKKLGLC from the coding sequence ATGAGTAAGATTAATATTGATAGAATCATCAAGGATATTAAGTCTAAAACGACAAGTTTAACGCCTGTCATTGAAGCTGTGTGTAATTCTATTGATGCCATCGGTACTGAAAGAACCGATGGTGTTATTGATATTATAGTAAAGCGAACTGGTCAGCGGTCTTTAAATTTAGACAATACTAATACTCTGTCTGACATTGTATCGATAGATATAATAGACAATGGTATCGGTTTTACAGAGGAAAACAAAGACTCTTTTGATACTTATAGAAGTGGCTTTAAGATGTCTAAAGGCGGTAAAGGGTTTGGTCGATTTATGTATCTAAAATACTTTAATAATGTTTCTATTGAAAGTGTTTTTTGCGAGGATGGTAAATATAAACAACGAAGTTTTACGTTCGGACATGCAGATGAAATAATAGAAAATGAACAAATAATAGATATTGAATCCACCCCTGACCTGCATACAGGTACAGTTTTGCACCTTTCTTCTATCAAGTCTTTTGATTTGGACAAAGGACTTGAAGTTATTGCCAGAAAGCTTGTAGAGCGTTTGCTGGTATTCTTTGTTACTGGGGGGAAGTATACTCCCAAAATTACAATTAAAGAAGAGGATGAATCTAATTCAATAGTCTTAAACGATTATATTGGAGAAAATTCCGATATTCAACAGATTGGCAAAGAAGAAAAGTTTACGATAAAAGGTCGTGATAATGAATGGAATTTTGTAGTAAAGATTTATAAAATATACTATTCCGCAATAACAAATAAAATCTGTCTAACAGCAAATTATAGAGAGGTTACAGAGTCGGCATTGCATAACTATGTACCTGAGTTTAAAGAAACAATGTTCGAGATAACAGCAAATGGGACTCAGAAGAACTATATGATAAAAGCGTATGTTCAAGGTAAATATCTTGATGACAATGTAACAACAGAAAGAGATGGTTTCAACTTCGGTAAAGAAGATGATATATATTCAGATTTATCTGAAAAGCAGATAATGAAAGCCACTTCATCTATTATTAAAAATTATTTTTCTGATGATATAGAAAAACGATATAATGATAAGAAGCAAAAAGTCGAACATTATGTATATAATACAGCACCTTGGAATAAGACTTTATTAAAGGATGTAGATATGGAATCTATTCCAATAGGTATTTCAGATTTTGATTTGGAAATGCGTTTCCAGAAGATAAAGTTTGACAAAGAACAAAATGCAAGGATTGCATTAAAGGAGTTGCAGGACAAATACTCTGATGCTGAAGATGAAAGTGATATATCTTTTGAGGATGAAGTAAATGATATTTTAAAGAATGTGACAGAAACAGCAAAAAACGATTTAGCTCATTATGTATGTCAGAGACGTAGAATCATTGAATTATTCGATGATTTACGTAAAAGGATTGATGGAGGAAAATCTCACAAAGAGAGTGAAATGCATAATTTAATATTTCCTATGATAAAGGATGATAGGGAGATTGAATATGAAGAACATAATTTATGGTTACTTGATGAAAGATTTAATTTCACTCAATATATAGCATCAGATAAAGTGATTTCTAGTTCTGACCACAAGGAGCCAGATCTTGCTATATTTTATGAAAGTGGTTTGTTTTATCGAAATGGAGATAACACTATCACATCCCCTATCGCTATTGTTGAATTCAAACGTCCTAAACGAACGAATTATTCAGATGAGGAAAATCCAATAAATCAGGCATTACGCTATGCAGGTAAAATCCTGGCAGGAAAATATGAGATGCCTGAAGGATTAGAAGAGATTATTGTAGATAAAAACGTAACTCCTGTTTACATATATATTGTATGTGATATCGTACCTAAGATTGAGGAGTTTGCTGATTTATCAGGACTTTCTATAAGTCCAGATAAACAAGGGTACTTTGGCTATAATCCTAAGTATAATGCATATATTGAAATTAAAAGCTTTAAAAAAGTAATTGATGATGCAAAAATGCGAAATCAAATATTTTTTAAGAAATTAGGACTATGTTAA
- a CDS encoding ATP-binding protein — translation MNIKNISKEEADKLIEKEESHFFDQKAKEISGDKVQKISVAFANTDGGEFCIGIKDKKDEPITENRWDGFDTMEEYNAILSNFLSISPCLEYKCCFLKCDSYKGYLLDIKIDKSLSVHQTSAKKIYIRQGAQSIPLQNLEQIDNLRYAKGTTSYENELVPHVKPEAIYESEILKSFLKNLSPQTDNLEFCFSENLIDENKCIPTVAGLLLFSTNPSSILPRKCAVKIARYETKDDDPDRDNLKYTITLEGPLYNLIKDTCDKISEIMSQIKVWGTNGKLKTMEYPQETIWEIVTNALIHRDYSISDDIRVLIYDNRIEVISPGKLPANITPDNILERRYARNAKIVRILNKYKDAPNKDIGEGLNTAFQKMKEWKLQSPRIIEENDCVCVIIPHIPLANASDLILQFLKNNNEITNKQARDITGIKSENQVKNEFYKLREGGYIERVPEKRGAASAWRLIK, via the coding sequence ATGAATATCAAAAACATATCAAAGGAAGAAGCTGATAAGCTAATAGAAAAAGAAGAAAGTCATTTCTTTGACCAAAAAGCGAAAGAAATATCCGGTGATAAGGTCCAAAAAATTTCGGTTGCTTTTGCAAATACCGATGGAGGTGAATTCTGTATAGGAATTAAAGATAAAAAAGATGAACCTATAACAGAAAACAGATGGGACGGTTTTGATACAATGGAAGAATATAATGCTATATTGTCTAATTTTTTATCTATTTCTCCTTGTTTAGAATACAAATGTTGTTTCTTAAAATGTGATTCATACAAAGGCTATCTTCTTGATATAAAAATAGATAAAAGCTTATCAGTTCATCAAACATCTGCAAAAAAAATATATATACGTCAAGGTGCTCAATCTATACCATTACAAAATCTGGAACAAATTGATAATTTAAGATATGCCAAAGGTACTACTTCCTATGAAAACGAACTTGTTCCGCATGTAAAACCAGAAGCTATTTATGAGAGCGAAATATTAAAATCCTTCTTAAAAAATTTATCTCCACAAACCGATAACTTAGAGTTCTGTTTTAGTGAAAATTTAATTGATGAAAATAAATGTATTCCAACTGTTGCTGGTTTATTATTATTCTCTACTAATCCTTCTTCTATTCTTCCGCGAAAATGTGCTGTAAAAATAGCTAGGTACGAGACAAAAGATGATGATCCAGATAGGGATAATCTAAAATATACTATAACATTGGAAGGTCCCTTATATAATTTAATTAAAGATACATGTGATAAAATTAGTGAAATAATGTCTCAAATTAAAGTTTGGGGGACAAACGGGAAATTGAAAACAATGGAATACCCTCAAGAAACAATTTGGGAAATTGTTACTAATGCGTTAATTCATCGAGATTATTCTATTTCTGATGATATTAGAGTATTAATTTATGATAATCGCATTGAGGTTATCAGTCCAGGGAAATTACCTGCAAATATCACACCTGATAATATTTTGGAGAGACGTTACGCTAGGAATGCGAAAATAGTAAGAATTTTAAATAAATATAAAGACGCACCCAATAAAGACATAGGAGAAGGCCTAAATACAGCATTTCAGAAGATGAAAGAATGGAAACTACAAAGTCCTCGAATCATAGAAGAAAATGATTGCGTATGCGTTATCATACCTCATATACCATTAGCAAATGCATCAGATTTAATATTGCAATTTTTAAAAAATAATAACGAAATAACCAATAAACAAGCAAGAGACATAACAGGAATAAAGTCTGAAAACCAAGTCAAAAATGAGTTTTATAAATTGAGAGAAGGCGGGTATATAGAAAGGGTACCTGAAAAAAGAGGGGCTGCCTCCGCATGGAGATTAATAAAATAA
- a CDS encoding DNA cytosine methyltransferase has product MAKLMKKTKSYTFIDLFAGAGGLSEGFIRAGYTPIAHIEMNKDACNTLKTRSAFHYLQKNGMLSIYEDYLKHKEEGTDGRKLWDQVPKA; this is encoded by the coding sequence ATGGCCAAATTAATGAAAAAAACAAAATCATATACATTCATAGACTTGTTTGCCGGGGCAGGAGGACTTTCTGAAGGCTTCATCAGAGCCGGGTATACGCCAATTGCGCATATCGAGATGAACAAGGACGCCTGTAACACGCTGAAAACACGATCGGCATTTCATTATCTTCAGAAAAATGGAATGCTTTCGATCTATGAAGATTACCTCAAGCACAAGGAAGAAGGGACTGACGGGCGAAAACTCTGGGACCAGGTCCCTAAAGCATAA
- a CDS encoding DNA/RNA helicase domain-containing protein: protein MARCLYNSTIREFLQLSPEALLGRFVNNYHGAALTTTNEAWANEIHIMQEVLQPWMDEDGQVIFEYDIPRLGKRIDVVLLLRGLIFCLEFKVGERDMLQSNIEQVLDYALDLKNFHLLSQNRIIVPILVPTRFRTSSSEFIPSVYDDSIYNPLVTGANGLQKLITDVLAHAGAIAPDPSLGADWIISPYSPTPTIIEAAKKLYESHSVEDITRHEADKVSTDRTIAYILNVIKTSREKGEKSICFVTGVPGAGKTLVGLDVAVKQSYQNGDKLVEDEGAVYLSGNGPLVAVLTEALAIDNQKKCKARGEKKNMSDSRREVGKFIQMIHRYRDNMLAKIKNPVENGELEIDPQKAMKLAKSGYGEVEHVAIFDEAQRSWTHKRLADYLKRGGTYGNKLKVPNFPYSEAAFLIWSLDQREDWATIVCLVGGGQEINTGEAGISEWIKALNEKFTHWQIYISDKLTEAEYAEGRVNELLADNNKVTFSPELHLGVSLRSFRAENLSAFVHSLLSFNPDASTWYNTIKERYPIVLTRDMTKARAWLRKNTRGSQRSGVLVSKAAARFKPLAVDILDQGDENAVHWFLEDKNDIRSSNFLEDAATEIQVQGLELDYTCVLWDADLRCENGQWRYYNFNGRTAWREEAGKTEGSLERRKYMLNAYRVLLTRARIGMVICVPEGNPNKTIGGFPEDATRLPEFYNGTYEYLKSIGLEEI, encoded by the coding sequence ATGGCACGTTGTCTATATAATTCCACAATCCGCGAGTTCCTGCAGTTGTCCCCCGAGGCGCTGTTAGGACGTTTCGTGAACAATTACCACGGAGCTGCACTTACCACAACCAATGAAGCATGGGCCAACGAGATTCACATCATGCAGGAGGTTCTGCAACCGTGGATGGATGAAGATGGACAAGTGATTTTCGAGTACGACATACCACGGCTCGGGAAGCGAATCGATGTCGTTTTACTGCTTCGAGGACTGATTTTCTGCCTCGAGTTCAAGGTCGGAGAGCGGGACATGCTTCAATCCAATATAGAGCAGGTCCTGGATTATGCCCTTGACCTGAAAAACTTTCATTTGCTGAGCCAAAACAGGATCATTGTCCCGATTCTCGTGCCTACCAGATTCCGAACAAGTTCAAGCGAATTCATTCCCTCGGTATACGATGATTCCATATACAATCCTTTGGTGACTGGAGCCAACGGATTGCAAAAGCTCATTACAGATGTTCTGGCTCATGCCGGAGCAATAGCCCCGGATCCCAGTCTGGGAGCCGACTGGATTATTAGCCCTTATTCACCCACCCCAACCATCATTGAAGCGGCCAAGAAGCTCTATGAAAGCCACTCGGTAGAGGACATCACCCGCCACGAAGCCGACAAGGTATCGACCGATCGCACCATTGCGTATATTCTCAATGTGATCAAGACAAGTCGTGAGAAAGGAGAGAAGAGCATCTGCTTTGTAACCGGTGTACCCGGAGCGGGGAAGACCTTAGTCGGGCTAGATGTCGCCGTCAAACAGTCCTATCAGAATGGTGATAAATTGGTCGAGGACGAGGGTGCGGTCTACCTATCCGGCAACGGACCACTGGTCGCAGTGCTTACCGAGGCTTTGGCCATTGACAATCAGAAGAAATGCAAAGCTCGGGGCGAGAAAAAGAATATGTCAGACTCTCGGAGAGAGGTCGGTAAGTTCATACAAATGATTCACCGCTACCGCGACAACATGCTGGCCAAAATCAAGAACCCCGTCGAGAACGGAGAACTCGAGATTGACCCGCAGAAAGCGATGAAGCTAGCAAAATCCGGCTATGGAGAAGTAGAGCATGTGGCCATCTTTGATGAAGCCCAGCGTTCATGGACGCATAAAAGGCTTGCGGACTACCTCAAACGAGGCGGTACTTATGGAAACAAACTCAAGGTGCCGAACTTTCCCTACTCCGAGGCGGCATTCCTAATTTGGTCTTTGGATCAGCGGGAAGATTGGGCAACAATCGTATGTCTGGTCGGTGGCGGTCAGGAGATCAACACCGGAGAGGCCGGCATTTCAGAGTGGATCAAGGCTCTCAACGAGAAATTTACACATTGGCAAATCTATATCTCCGACAAACTGACCGAAGCGGAATATGCCGAAGGTCGGGTCAATGAACTATTGGCCGACAATAACAAGGTCACGTTCTCTCCAGAACTCCATCTGGGAGTTAGTCTGCGTTCGTTCAGAGCTGAAAATCTCTCTGCATTTGTACATTCTTTACTCTCTTTCAATCCGGATGCTTCTACATGGTACAACACAATAAAAGAGCGCTATCCGATTGTACTAACAAGAGATATGACCAAGGCAAGGGCCTGGCTGCGTAAGAACACCCGAGGTTCGCAACGATCAGGTGTGCTGGTCAGCAAGGCTGCGGCTCGGTTCAAACCATTAGCCGTCGATATTCTGGATCAAGGCGACGAAAATGCCGTACACTGGTTCTTGGAGGATAAAAACGACATCCGCTCATCTAATTTCCTCGAGGACGCTGCAACCGAGATTCAGGTTCAGGGTCTAGAGCTGGATTATACATGCGTCCTCTGGGATGCTGACTTGAGATGCGAAAACGGACAATGGCGATATTATAACTTCAATGGCCGAACAGCCTGGCGCGAAGAAGCTGGTAAAACCGAAGGCAGCCTTGAACGAAGGAAATACATGCTGAATGCCTACCGCGTCCTCCTGACACGTGCCCGTATCGGCATGGTCATTTGCGTTCCAGAAGGCAATCCTAATAAAACCATCGGCGGTTTCCCGGAAGATGCGACCCGACTACCTGAGTTTTATAACGGCACCTACGAATACCTCAAGTCAATAGGACTAGAGGAAATATAA
- a CDS encoding IS4 family transposase translates to MFQDKYVFSQLTAFLNRTQFNNYVRKYDGNRYVKHFTCWNQMLAMMFGQLSNRESLRDLIVAFEAHRAKQYHLGLGREPIAKTTLATANQNRDYRIFEDFAFYMMKEACEKRTTNILDISGKKYAFDSTTIPLCLATFPWAKFRSKKGGVKAHVLYDIEAQVPAFYTVTTASKHDSTAMSSIHYEPNTYYIFDRAYDSFKELYRIHLTDSFFVVRAKTNLKYKTVKWKRRMPKNIMTDAEVKLTGYLSEKKYPDSFRLVRYYDEEDDREFTFLTNAKQLSALDVANLYKKRWLIELFFKWLKQHLKIKKFWGTTENAVRIQISVAIITYCLVAIVQHDMKLKRSTYEVLQILSISLTDKTHLRDLFDKTNFNDVKDLNDPLIPGLFD, encoded by the coding sequence ATGTTCCAAGACAAATACGTATTCTCTCAATTAACCGCTTTTCTGAACAGGACTCAGTTCAACAACTATGTTCGCAAGTATGATGGCAACAGATATGTGAAACATTTCACTTGCTGGAATCAGATGCTCGCGATGATGTTTGGACAACTGAGTAACCGTGAGAGCCTGCGAGACTTAATCGTTGCTTTCGAGGCGCATAGGGCCAAGCAATATCATCTTGGTTTAGGACGTGAACCGATAGCCAAGACAACTCTTGCGACAGCGAACCAGAACCGTGATTACAGAATCTTCGAAGATTTTGCATTCTATATGATGAAGGAAGCCTGCGAGAAGCGGACGACCAACATCCTTGACATTTCCGGAAAGAAATATGCGTTTGATTCAACAACGATTCCGTTGTGTCTTGCAACATTCCCATGGGCAAAGTTCCGAAGCAAGAAAGGAGGGGTGAAAGCTCATGTCTTATACGACATTGAAGCACAAGTTCCTGCCTTCTATACTGTAACCACTGCATCAAAGCACGATTCCACAGCAATGTCTTCAATCCATTATGAACCAAATACTTATTATATATTCGACAGGGCTTATGACTCCTTTAAAGAACTCTATAGGATACATCTTACAGACTCTTTCTTTGTTGTCAGAGCCAAGACGAACTTAAAGTATAAGACAGTCAAATGGAAGCGAAGAATGCCAAAGAACATAATGACAGATGCGGAAGTGAAACTGACCGGATATCTCTCCGAGAAAAAATATCCTGACTCATTCAGACTCGTCCGATATTACGACGAAGAGGATGACCGTGAGTTCACTTTCTTGACGAATGCAAAACAACTTTCTGCACTGGATGTCGCCAATCTTTATAAGAAAAGATGGTTAATCGAGCTGTTCTTCAAATGGCTCAAGCAGCATCTCAAGATAAAGAAATTCTGGGGCACAACAGAGAACGCTGTTCGCATACAAATCAGTGTGGCTATTATCACGTACTGTCTTGTGGCTATTGTCCAACATGATATGAAGTTGAAACGTTCAACCTATGAAGTTTTGCAAATTCTCAGTATATCATTGACTGACAAAACCCACTTGCGTGACCTGTTCGACAAGACTAATTTCAATGATGTCAAAGATCTAAATGATCCCCTGATTCCGGGGCTTTTTGATTAA
- a CDS encoding AIPR family protein → MEYLYKISEQAGVPIELDFENLDGHKYEIPCLAANLSNPDYEAYVAIISGECLAKLYECYGSRLLEQNVRSFLQFTGKINKGIRETIKSEPHMFLAYNNGIAATADHIELDETKHFIRHISNLQIVNGGQTTASIYNTAKKDKVDISDILVQVKLSVIKDKDQYAEIVSRISRYANTQNKVNDADFSANNPALVEIERISRYIFAPATPTNNLQTAWFFERARGQYKTLRAKEGFTKSRQKAFDLKYPKKQVVTKVELAKYVNAWQETYYGRSLAIGPHIVVRGNEKNYARFINYNLPDIKHIDVAWFEDTIAKAILFKAADKRYGTKLTGDHIGELKQVVVPYTLSLLNIITEGRLDLYRIWKNQSISSALSDFIYDLMKQVNEFILKESPVSHYIEWAKKEECWLKVRSNEWAYNLDEIRQDFIDEKNPPKRNHKSDVGNEESDRRHKEGIIRAIPFSLWKKIETWGRDTGMLQPTLASLASDIAYKIKNNRKLNDSDISRGYLIYENVWQHNPELLEEADSLAEQDRAKAAETSDTMSPVNGQDEITLELIQAMVEWDKRRRILEGWKWKAMKDVTDGIKPLTDRMKYAFYFNLQKLKKAGFPN, encoded by the coding sequence GTGGAGTATCTTTACAAGATTTCCGAACAGGCCGGAGTTCCCATAGAACTGGATTTTGAGAATCTTGACGGACACAAATATGAAATTCCATGTCTTGCCGCCAATTTAAGCAATCCCGATTACGAAGCATATGTTGCCATTATATCAGGAGAATGTCTGGCAAAACTTTATGAATGCTATGGATCCCGTCTGTTGGAACAGAATGTGCGTTCATTCCTTCAGTTCACGGGAAAGATTAACAAGGGCATACGGGAAACCATCAAGAGTGAGCCTCACATGTTCTTGGCATACAACAACGGTATTGCTGCAACAGCCGATCACATCGAACTGGATGAGACAAAGCATTTCATAAGACATATCAGCAACCTCCAGATTGTAAATGGAGGTCAGACTACGGCCTCCATCTACAATACGGCCAAAAAGGATAAAGTCGACATTTCAGATATTCTTGTTCAGGTGAAGCTGTCAGTCATCAAGGACAAAGATCAATATGCGGAAATAGTTTCACGCATATCACGCTATGCCAATACCCAGAACAAGGTCAATGATGCCGACTTCTCGGCCAATAATCCGGCTCTTGTAGAAATCGAGCGAATCTCAAGATACATATTTGCACCCGCGACTCCGACCAACAATCTGCAGACAGCATGGTTCTTTGAACGAGCTCGTGGACAATACAAGACCTTGCGGGCCAAGGAAGGATTCACGAAATCACGGCAAAAGGCCTTTGATCTGAAATACCCAAAGAAGCAGGTCGTTACGAAAGTGGAACTTGCCAAATATGTTAATGCCTGGCAAGAAACATACTATGGCCGGAGTTTGGCTATCGGACCTCACATCGTGGTGCGAGGAAATGAAAAGAACTATGCTCGTTTCATAAACTACAATCTCCCAGACATCAAACATATCGACGTTGCCTGGTTTGAGGACACGATTGCCAAAGCCATTCTTTTCAAGGCTGCCGACAAACGATACGGGACCAAACTCACGGGAGATCATATCGGTGAATTGAAACAGGTTGTCGTTCCGTATACATTGTCTCTTCTGAATATCATTACCGAGGGCCGACTGGATTTGTATCGAATCTGGAAAAACCAGTCGATATCGTCAGCCCTGTCGGATTTCATATACGATCTGATGAAGCAGGTCAACGAATTTATTCTCAAAGAATCTCCCGTCTCGCACTATATCGAATGGGCCAAAAAGGAAGAGTGCTGGTTAAAAGTCCGCTCAAATGAATGGGCTTACAATCTCGATGAGATTCGTCAGGATTTTATTGATGAGAAGAATCCTCCCAAACGCAACCACAAAAGCGATGTTGGCAACGAAGAGTCGGACAGACGGCACAAGGAGGGTATCATACGGGCAATCCCGTTCTCTCTTTGGAAAAAGATAGAGACGTGGGGGCGCGACACGGGGATGTTGCAGCCGACCCTGGCCTCCCTGGCCAGCGATATCGCATATAAAATCAAGAACAACCGAAAGCTGAACGACAGCGACATCTCCAGAGGATATCTTATTTACGAGAATGTCTGGCAACACAATCCGGAACTTCTTGAGGAAGCCGACAGTCTGGCCGAGCAGGATCGTGCAAAAGCAGCCGAGACTTCCGATACCATGTCTCCGGTAAACGGTCAAGACGAGATTACCTTGGAACTGATACAGGCCATGGTGGAATGGGACAAACGTCGACGAATTCTTGAAGGCTGGAAATGGAAAGCCATGAAGGATGTCACCGATGGGATTAAGCCACTGACAGACAGAATGAAATATGCCTTCTACTTCAACCTGCAAAAGCTTAAGAAGGCTGGATTCCCCAATTGA
- a CDS encoding site-specific integrase — protein sequence MPRIKKPSKIKEPVRLRMKELANGNKSLYLDIYRNGKRSYEYLKLYIIPEIDHNARRQNQATMAAANALKSKRIIQLTNGEAGIEHREKVFLLDWMETYKENQAKRGKKDGNQINVTIRILKDFAGDRVMMDQIDKTFCQNYLDYLLTEYRPKGKRVSNFTLHTYYRILNGALNAAVRADIIKSNPFTKINNSDKIRLPESKRSYMTIEEVRALIATPMKNEAVKQAYLFSCFCGLRISDIIGLRWKDVFVDRGQYRLAVSMQKTKEPIYLPLSPEALKWMPERGDKMAEDHVFDLPSPTMINLLLKPWARAAGIDKRFSFHLSRHNSFHFSLKTSSL from the coding sequence ATGCCGCGCATAAAAAAACCTTCGAAAATCAAAGAACCTGTTCGTTTGCGGATGAAAGAACTGGCCAACGGAAACAAAAGCCTGTATCTGGATATTTACCGCAACGGCAAACGGTCGTATGAGTATTTGAAGCTCTATATTATCCCCGAAATCGACCATAATGCCCGTAGACAGAATCAAGCGACAATGGCTGCCGCCAATGCTCTCAAGTCGAAGCGCATTATCCAACTTACCAATGGTGAAGCCGGAATCGAACACAGGGAAAAGGTTTTTCTTTTGGACTGGATGGAGACCTACAAGGAGAATCAGGCGAAGAGGGGAAAGAAAGACGGCAATCAAATCAATGTTACGATCCGTATCCTGAAGGATTTTGCGGGAGATCGGGTAATGATGGATCAGATCGACAAGACCTTTTGCCAGAACTATCTCGACTATCTGCTGACGGAATACCGCCCCAAAGGAAAACGGGTGTCTAACTTTACGCTTCACACTTATTACCGTATTCTGAACGGAGCTTTGAATGCCGCCGTTCGTGCTGATATTATCAAGTCCAACCCATTTACGAAGATTAATAACTCGGATAAAATACGTTTGCCGGAGAGTAAGCGCTCGTATATGACCATTGAGGAGGTTCGGGCATTGATTGCTACTCCGATGAAGAATGAGGCCGTAAAACAGGCTTATTTGTTCTCCTGCTTTTGTGGATTGCGAATAAGCGACATTATCGGTTTGAGATGGAAAGATGTGTTTGTCGATAGGGGGCAGTATCGTTTGGCGGTCTCCATGCAGAAAACCAAAGAGCCGATTTATCTGCCGCTTTCACCGGAAGCGTTAAAGTGGATGCCGGAGCGTGGAGACAAGATGGCAGAAGACCACGTCTTCGACTTGCCGAGCCCAACGATGATAAACCTGCTGCTCAAACCGTGGGCAAGAGCGGCAGGCATAGACAAGCGTTTCTCATTCCATTTGAGTAGGCATAACAGTTTCCATTTCTCTCTGAAAACAAGCAGTTTATGA